The following proteins come from a genomic window of bacterium:
- a CDS encoding OPT/YSL family transporter, which produces MDKEFEPEVKQESEEFLDGFNVRTVIAGVFIGLIMLPGSIYLGLITGGIIPTMWVTMILFVEIAKRSFIKLKKQEIYIIGYVAATLVAAGMTMGAASLVLQGGIFSEKIWQQYFIRTPQAHYFGIDKLIPSWVVPSPDSGVLVKRTFLDSVWIVPLLVLVGSNILFRLTQFGLGYALFRVTNDVEKLKFPMAPVISEGVMALEDMSAKKDSWRMQVFTIASMIGIIYGAIYIVIPTLTGLIAAKPLMLIPIPWVDATAKISGILPGAILGSMTDLGFLFLGFVLPFWVMVGGFVGSILANVVGNPILHKFGLIPHWTSGMDVRQTVIATQMDFWISVIIGLGIVVAVIGIGGLVISSIKKKRNRGVNKAVVDDYSPPKGRGDIPIWAALGVWIFATMGYILLCHKLVPSFPVLLLVLFGFIMTPLLSYISARLVGIAGMPSGVSFPYLREGIFIKSGFSGVAIWFAPIPFFNVGAYTQKFKELELTRTKLSSLIKAELFSFVIMAFCSFLFWEVIWRMGPIPAAAYAYVNKMWPLTATFQALWVSTTIKGGSPWMLEAIKSSRIIWSTVAGLGIFGLISILKLPVAIFYGMIAGVTGWWPHHIIPMFIGALLGRFYFAKKFGKKRWRSFGPLLYAGYACGVGLIAMISIAIALIFKSVSQIIF; this is translated from the coding sequence ATGGATAAAGAATTTGAACCTGAAGTAAAACAGGAATCAGAAGAATTTCTAGACGGATTTAATGTAAGAACCGTAATTGCTGGTGTTTTTATCGGTCTTATAATGTTACCGGGATCTATTTATCTTGGCTTAATTACAGGTGGTATTATCCCAACTATGTGGGTGACCATGATCTTGTTTGTTGAAATAGCGAAGAGGTCATTTATTAAGCTAAAAAAGCAGGAAATATATATAATTGGATATGTAGCAGCAACCTTGGTTGCTGCCGGCATGACAATGGGCGCAGCCAGTCTTGTTCTTCAAGGCGGTATATTTAGTGAAAAGATATGGCAGCAGTATTTTATAAGAACTCCGCAAGCGCACTATTTCGGAATTGACAAATTAATTCCTTCATGGGTAGTCCCGTCTCCTGATTCAGGAGTTTTGGTGAAAAGGACATTTTTAGACTCTGTGTGGATAGTTCCATTACTGGTTCTTGTTGGAAGCAATATCTTGTTCAGGTTAACTCAGTTTGGTCTTGGATACGCCTTATTCAGAGTAACTAATGATGTTGAAAAACTAAAATTTCCAATGGCTCCGGTTATATCAGAAGGAGTTATGGCTCTTGAGGATATGAGCGCAAAAAAAGACAGCTGGCGCATGCAGGTATTTACTATTGCGAGTATGATAGGCATAATCTATGGAGCAATTTATATTGTGATCCCGACTCTAACGGGACTTATTGCGGCAAAGCCTTTGATGTTGATTCCTATTCCATGGGTTGATGCAACAGCGAAGATAAGCGGCATTCTTCCGGGCGCTATATTGGGATCAATGACAGATCTGGGATTCCTCTTTCTTGGCTTTGTTTTGCCATTTTGGGTAATGGTAGGAGGTTTTGTAGGCTCTATTTTAGCTAATGTTGTTGGAAATCCCATACTCCACAAATTTGGATTAATTCCACATTGGACATCAGGTATGGATGTCCGGCAAACAGTTATAGCGACACAAATGGATTTCTGGATAAGCGTTATCATAGGGCTCGGTATTGTAGTAGCCGTTATAGGTATAGGTGGGTTAGTAATAAGTTCAATAAAGAAGAAAAGAAATCGGGGAGTTAATAAAGCAGTAGTGGATGATTACAGTCCTCCAAAGGGCAGAGGAGATATTCCTATATGGGCGGCTCTGGGTGTCTGGATATTTGCAACCATGGGATACATTTTGCTTTGTCATAAACTTGTTCCTAGCTTTCCAGTATTATTATTAGTATTGTTTGGCTTTATTATGACACCGCTTCTCTCATATATATCGGCAAGGCTTGTCGGCATAGCAGGCATGCCGAGTGGTGTTTCATTCCCGTATCTTAGAGAGGGGATATTCATTAAAAGCGGATTTTCCGGAGTGGCTATATGGTTTGCGCCGATACCCTTTTTTAATGTAGGTGCATATACGCAAAAGTTTAAAGAGCTTGAATTAACAAGAACAAAGCTGAGCAGTCTGATAAAGGCTGAGCTGTTCTCTTTTGTTATTATGGCATTTTGCAGTTTTCTTTTTTGGGAAGTAATATGGCGGATGGGACCGATTCCTGCTGCAGCTTATGCATATGTAAATAAAATGTGGCCTCTTACAGCAACGTTTCAGGCATTATGGGTTTCTACAACAATTAAAGGAGGGAGTCCATGGATGCTGGAAGCTATTAAATCATCCCGTATTATATGGAGTACAGTAGCTGGGTTGGGAATATTCGGTTTAATAAGTATTTTAAAATTACCTGTTGCAATTTTTTATGGAATGATTGCAGGAGTAACTGGCTGGTGGCCGCATCATATAATTCCCATGTTTATTGGCGCACTTTTAGGCAGGTTCTATTTTGCTAAGAAATTTGGCAAGAAAAGATGGAGGTCATTTGGGCCATTATTATATGCAGGTTATGCTTGCGGAGTTGGATTAATAGCTATGATATCAATAGCCATTGCGCTTATTTTTAAATCAGTATCACAGATTATATTTTGA
- a CDS encoding MCE family protein, with protein sequence MNIEKKVGIAFFVGIVLLMALTFWIGKIRLFENGYIIKANFSQIGGLKGGDTVTLAGMKVGRVEGFDIKDNKIQVSLWIKKETILRQNSIFSINDVSLMGGKYVGITMGTTDSSVLKPGSIVDGRDSYQLDQLFTKAGEISDSIGKLVEKIEKGEGTAGKLLTDEELYKNTAEFMKSAKETSDKAQKIIDEFEGIGTEAKETVKTIKEIVKKIDKGEGTVGKLIYDEELYNDARKTIKSAKAASEDAKDILGKMREIKTWLGGESVYSARERACRNKGYIRIETADDKYYLVGASKLGTSNSKDERREIEYDVQLALKFFDNNLTVRGGLINSGAGLGADYILPDKKTSITIEGHSAVYSSPFFLRTSLSYKIWEDKSYYIVAGAEDILDRPSFIAGIKIEYNDQDLKYLVGLMGAAR encoded by the coding sequence TTGAATATTGAAAAGAAGGTCGGTATAGCATTTTTTGTAGGCATCGTACTGCTTATGGCTCTAACCTTTTGGATAGGGAAAATCAGATTGTTTGAAAATGGATATATAATAAAAGCTAACTTTAGCCAGATAGGCGGGCTCAAAGGAGGAGATACGGTAACACTGGCTGGAATGAAGGTAGGACGTGTTGAAGGCTTTGATATAAAAGATAATAAAATACAGGTTTCTTTGTGGATAAAAAAAGAAACAATACTCAGGCAAAACTCTATATTCAGCATTAACGATGTAAGTCTCATGGGAGGCAAATATGTTGGCATTACAATGGGAACTACAGATAGCTCTGTTCTAAAGCCCGGGAGTATTGTTGATGGTAGAGATTCCTATCAACTGGATCAGCTCTTTACTAAAGCAGGGGAAATATCAGATAGTATTGGGAAACTTGTGGAGAAAATTGAAAAGGGAGAGGGAACAGCAGGAAAACTCTTAACTGACGAAGAACTTTATAAGAATACTGCTGAGTTTATGAAGTCTGCAAAAGAAACATCTGATAAAGCGCAAAAAATTATTGATGAATTTGAGGGAATTGGGACAGAAGCAAAAGAGACAGTTAAAACAATTAAGGAAATTGTAAAAAAAATTGATAAAGGAGAAGGCACTGTTGGGAAACTAATTTATGACGAGGAGTTGTATAATGACGCTAGAAAAACTATTAAATCAGCAAAAGCTGCCTCTGAAGACGCAAAAGATATACTGGGCAAAATGAGAGAAATAAAAACTTGGTTAGGAGGCGAAAGTGTATATTCTGCTAGAGAGAGAGCTTGTAGAAATAAAGGTTATATAAGAATTGAAACTGCTGATGATAAATATTATCTTGTAGGAGCAAGCAAGCTGGGCACAAGTAATTCAAAAGATGAGAGACGCGAAATTGAATATGATGTGCAGCTTGCATTAAAATTCTTTGACAATAATTTAACAGTCAGGGGTGGTCTGATAAACTCAGGCGCAGGGCTGGGAGCTGACTATATACTTCCCGATAAAAAAACCAGTATCACAATTGAAGGGCACAGTGCTGTTTACAGCTCTCCATTCTTTCTTAGAACAAGTCTGAGCTATAAAATATGGGAAGATAAAAGCTACTATATAGTTGCTGGAGCAGAAGATATTTTGGACAGACCTTCATTTATAGCAGGTATAAAAATAGAATATAATGACCAGGATCTTAAATACCTTGTTGGCTTAATGGGCGCAGCAAGATAA
- a CDS encoding sensor domain-containing diguanylate cyclase translates to MDSRRQSYILNVIKQAIDVFGEEQNLEQVLRRIVDAVAKILQVDVIILQLYSDEQQDFFMRVIKGRKELTLGEQIKEDVINKGQSHLINDLSSFPKYKFLSDQGIKSLIVAPLRRRKKVIGLIGGLADKPRDFTGEELDLLTTVASQAGLLAENAQLLEKTKLLSITDGLTNLYNHRHFQEKLMVEVKRAKEEKKPLSLIMGDVDDFKHYNDTNGHPAGDEVLRQIGRILKNNTKRGDIVARYGGEEFVIILPDTSGKSAKIVAEKLRKSVQEYKFVNEESQPGGKVTITFGLADYPEDADSARGVMKKADNALYMGKESGKNQVVVA, encoded by the coding sequence ATGGATAGCCGCAGGCAGTCATACATCTTGAATGTTATAAAGCAAGCTATAGATGTATTTGGAGAGGAGCAAAATTTAGAACAAGTATTAAGAAGAATAGTAGATGCTGTAGCTAAGATATTACAGGTAGATGTAATTATTCTACAACTATATAGTGATGAACAACAAGATTTCTTTATGCGGGTTATAAAAGGAAGAAAAGAATTGACTCTTGGAGAGCAGATAAAAGAAGATGTAATAAATAAGGGGCAGTCACATCTGATAAATGATTTATCATCTTTTCCCAAATATAAGTTTTTGAGTGATCAGGGCATAAAGTCTTTGATTGTTGCGCCTTTGCGAAGGAGAAAAAAAGTTATAGGATTAATAGGAGGATTAGCAGATAAGCCGCGTGATTTTACAGGGGAAGAGCTGGATCTTCTAACAACTGTTGCAAGCCAGGCAGGGTTATTAGCAGAAAATGCTCAGCTATTAGAAAAAACAAAGTTGCTTTCAATTACAGATGGATTAACTAATTTATATAATCATCGCCATTTTCAGGAGAAACTAATGGTTGAAGTAAAGAGAGCAAAAGAGGAGAAGAAGCCTCTTTCACTTATAATGGGAGATGTTGATGACTTTAAGCATTATAATGATACTAATGGTCATCCTGCCGGTGATGAAGTGCTGCGACAGATTGGAAGGATATTAAAAAATAATACTAAAAGAGGGGATATTGTTGCCCGTTATGGCGGGGAAGAGTTTGTTATAATCCTTCCGGATACCTCAGGAAAGAGCGCTAAAATTGTAGCAGAAAAGTTGAGAAAATCTGTTCAAGAATATAAGTTTGTTAACGAAGAAAGTCAGCCAGGCGGTAAAGTTACAATAACTTTTGGACTTGCAGATTATCCTGAAGACGCAGATTCAGCAAGAGGGGTTATGAAGAAAGCAGATAATGCTCTATATATGGGCAAAGAGTCCGGTAAAAATCAGGTTGTTGTTGCCTAA
- a CDS encoding LptF/LptG family permease, with amino-acid sequence MKVIDRYLIKSFLCSLFYCLTAFICLYLIIDLISNTNEFVSEGAKFTDIVSYYRNLLPDIYIKIMPISTLIGIIITLNYLNKYNELTALWASGVSSTKILMPFLLVSAIISLASIPVSMNIAPKSMSKARYIWKVNIGKQYQLKKKVWTDFAFLDVKNRIVHVGLFNAKDKYMNNIKITQYDKNYNIKNTINAKETKWIDKKWILFDGLVRVFDVEGSIIKTENFEQLESDITETPRDLLIKQAELPHLDIKLLKRRIKSLIKIKCYPYRELTELHSRISLPFSNLVMIIIAFSIMLVMGKKGKKESIGIALSIGFIYYGIAIPIILAIGRDGALNPWLAAWLANIIFALLHLGILIKARK; translated from the coding sequence ATGAAGGTTATAGATCGCTATCTTATAAAAAGTTTTTTGTGTTCATTATTCTACTGCCTAACAGCATTTATATGTCTCTATCTGATAATAGATCTGATAAGCAATACAAACGAATTTGTATCAGAAGGCGCAAAATTCACCGATATTGTAAGCTATTACAGAAACCTGTTGCCAGATATATATATAAAAATTATGCCCATCTCAACTCTTATAGGCATAATAATAACCTTAAACTATCTTAATAAATATAATGAGCTAACAGCATTGTGGGCTAGTGGAGTAAGCTCTACAAAAATTCTAATGCCATTTTTGTTGGTTTCTGCAATTATAAGTTTAGCATCTATACCTGTAAGTATGAATATCGCTCCTAAATCAATGTCAAAAGCGCGCTATATATGGAAAGTTAATATTGGCAAACAATACCAACTTAAAAAGAAAGTATGGACTGATTTCGCATTTTTAGATGTAAAAAACAGAATTGTCCACGTGGGTCTTTTTAATGCTAAAGATAAATATATGAATAATATTAAAATAACTCAGTATGATAAAAATTATAATATTAAAAATACAATCAATGCTAAAGAGACAAAATGGATAGATAAAAAATGGATACTTTTTGATGGACTAGTCCGTGTATTTGATGTGGAAGGCTCTATTATTAAAACCGAAAATTTTGAACAATTAGAATCTGACATTACAGAAACACCTCGTGATCTTTTGATTAAACAAGCTGAATTACCGCATCTAGACATAAAGCTTCTAAAACGCCGCATTAAAAGTTTAATAAAAATTAAATGCTACCCATATAGGGAATTGACAGAGCTGCATTCAAGAATATCGCTTCCATTCTCAAATCTTGTAATGATAATTATCGCTTTTTCTATAATGCTAGTTATGGGCAAAAAGGGGAAAAAGGAAAGCATTGGAATTGCTCTGAGTATTGGATTTATCTATTATGGTATAGCAATTCCTATTATATTAGCGATTGGAAGAGATGGAGCTCTTAATCCATGGCTTGCGGCCTGGCTGGCTAATATTATTTTTGCACTTCTTCACCTGGGAATACTAATTAAGGCAAGAAAATAA
- a CDS encoding ABC transporter permease — protein sequence MKPSIYSKITDALDYTGEVLILLTKTVYWCKSAFKNLKPIAKQMLEIGVYTLPITSLMSIFTGMVLALQTGTELSKYHIQHLIGSIVSASMCREMGPVLTGLIVAGRVGASMTAELGTMQVSEEIDALKTLAINPIRYLVMPRFLACIIMLPILVVYSDCVGMAGGFIVSRFQIGVDTSTYLDSIKNFLTLRDIYSGLVKAFVFGIVVSIISCHQGFRTRGGAEGVGKSTTASVVISFLLIIISDYFLTRMFFQKS from the coding sequence GTGAAACCAAGTATATATAGCAAAATTACAGATGCTCTGGATTATACAGGGGAAGTCTTAATACTACTAACAAAAACTGTATATTGGTGTAAATCAGCATTTAAAAATCTAAAACCTATTGCAAAGCAAATGCTGGAAATAGGCGTTTATACACTTCCTATCACATCCTTAATGTCGATTTTCACAGGAATGGTGCTCGCACTCCAGACAGGAACTGAACTTTCAAAGTATCATATCCAGCACCTGATAGGATCAATAGTATCAGCATCTATGTGCAGGGAGATGGGCCCCGTTCTTACTGGACTCATAGTTGCAGGAAGAGTTGGCGCATCAATGACAGCAGAACTTGGAACAATGCAGGTATCTGAGGAGATAGATGCGCTTAAAACATTAGCAATAAACCCTATCAGATACCTGGTAATGCCAAGATTTCTGGCATGTATAATTATGCTTCCAATTCTGGTTGTATACTCAGATTGCGTAGGCATGGCAGGAGGATTTATTGTATCTAGATTCCAGATAGGCGTAGACACCAGTACATATTTAGACAGCATTAAAAACTTCTTAACATTAAGAGACATATATAGCGGATTAGTAAAGGCATTTGTCTTTGGCATAGTTGTTTCAATAATATCCTGTCATCAGGGATTTAGAACCAGAGGCGGAGCTGAAGGCGTTGGTAAATCAACTACTGCCTCTGTTGTTATCTCATTTCTATTGATTATAATTTCTGATTACTTCTTAACCAGAATGTTTTTTCAAAAGAGTTAA
- a CDS encoding ATP-binding cassette domain-containing protein, whose product MIEIDKLDEKISFHERRRYSRLPIEVDVLIGTEPPEHTAFSQQEERKAKDISGGGICFKTKKQMKINSLMYSRFSLPDSSKEEISASCVVKWQRAIVISNGEKYYETGLEFTQIEKNAKQRIIEFVKTKEIIINITDLHKSFGGKKILNGVNLKIRRGETIVIIGCSGCGKTVLLRHIIGLIKPDSGIVEVDGVDIAKISDNELDKIRRKFGMLFQSAALLASLTVEENIKLGLQEHTNLSEEEMDKIVKNKLEIVGLDGSQKLKPADLSGGMRKRVGLARAISMDPEIILYDEPTTGLDPVRSASINKLILELENTLNTTSIVITHDMVSTYQIADRIAMLYNGIIIQVGTVQEIKNTDNLIVKQFVTGSNVGPIT is encoded by the coding sequence ATGATAGAAATAGATAAGCTGGATGAAAAAATTAGTTTTCATGAACGCAGAAGATATTCTCGTTTGCCAATTGAAGTAGATGTATTAATAGGCACTGAGCCTCCTGAACATACAGCCTTTTCACAGCAGGAAGAAAGAAAAGCCAAAGATATAAGCGGTGGAGGCATCTGTTTTAAGACTAAAAAACAGATGAAAATTAATTCTCTGATGTATTCAAGGTTCTCTCTTCCTGATAGCAGTAAAGAAGAAATATCTGCAAGTTGTGTTGTGAAATGGCAGAGAGCAATAGTGATTTCAAATGGGGAAAAATACTATGAAACAGGTCTTGAATTTACGCAAATAGAGAAAAACGCAAAGCAAAGAATTATTGAATTTGTAAAAACTAAAGAAATAATAATTAATATTACTGATTTACACAAAAGTTTTGGAGGTAAAAAAATATTAAATGGCGTTAATCTTAAAATTAGGCGCGGAGAAACAATTGTTATTATTGGATGTAGCGGATGCGGCAAGACCGTGCTTTTAAGACATATAATTGGCCTTATAAAACCCGATTCCGGTATAGTAGAGGTGGACGGGGTTGATATTGCGAAAATTTCGGATAATGAACTTGATAAGATTAGAAGAAAATTCGGTATGCTTTTTCAATCTGCTGCATTACTTGCTTCTCTTACTGTTGAAGAAAACATAAAACTGGGATTGCAAGAGCACACGAACCTGAGCGAAGAAGAGATGGATAAAATAGTCAAAAACAAGCTTGAGATAGTTGGATTGGATGGTTCTCAAAAATTAAAACCTGCTGATTTGAGTGGAGGCATGAGAAAGAGAGTTGGGCTTGCAAGGGCAATTAGTATGGATCCAGAAATTATACTCTACGATGAACCTACAACGGGACTTGATCCAGTCAGATCAGCTTCTATCAATAAACTTATTTTAGAGCTTGAGAATACACTAAATACCACATCAATAGTAATAACTCATGACATGGTTAGCACATATCAGATTGCAGATCGAATAGCAATGTTATATAATGGCATAATTATTCAGGTGGGAACTGTTCAGGAAATTAAAAATACGGACAATCTCATTGTCAAACAGTTTGTTACAGGAAGTAATGTGGGTCCCATAACTTAA
- a CDS encoding ABC transporter ATP-binding protein: MDEANVVRTRNVKKVFMMGNVSLEALKGINLEIKRGEYISIMGPSGSGKSTLFNMIGGLDKPSEGKVYIDEVDVAQLDAYELAWLRCRKIGYIFQTFNLIPVMTSLENVTLPMTFAGMSTDESIDKGIRLLTMVGLGDRIQHKPIELSGGQQQRVAVARALANDPAIVLADEPTGNLDLKTGKEIIDLLRKMNKEKEVTIISATHDLKMLDVSDRVFWIRDGKVERVERRADLDLNIGTVEGE; the protein is encoded by the coding sequence ATGGATGAAGCAAATGTTGTGAGAACAAGGAATGTGAAAAAGGTTTTTATGATGGGCAATGTTTCTTTAGAGGCGTTAAAAGGGATTAATCTGGAGATAAAAAGAGGCGAATACATCTCTATAATGGGTCCTTCAGGCTCAGGTAAGTCCACCTTATTCAATATGATAGGAGGACTTGATAAGCCAAGTGAGGGAAAGGTGTATATAGATGAGGTGGATGTTGCTCAATTAGATGCATATGAATTAGCATGGCTTAGGTGTCGAAAGATAGGGTATATATTTCAAACCTTTAATTTGATTCCTGTTATGACATCTTTAGAGAATGTTACTTTGCCAATGACTTTTGCAGGAATGTCAACAGATGAGTCAATAGATAAGGGAATAAGACTTCTTACAATGGTAGGATTAGGAGATAGAATTCAGCACAAACCAATTGAATTATCAGGCGGACAGCAGCAAAGAGTGGCTGTAGCCAGAGCCTTGGCAAATGACCCTGCTATTGTTCTAGCAGATGAACCAACAGGGAATTTGGATTTAAAAACAGGGAAAGAGATCATAGACCTTCTGCGCAAGATGAACAAAGAGAAAGAAGTTACTATTATTTCTGCTACCCATGATTTAAAGATGCTGGATGTTTCTGATAGAGTTTTCTGGATTCGTGACGGGAAAGTAGAAAGAGTTGAAAGGCGTGCTGATCTTGATCTTAATATTGGTACTGTTGAGGGAGAGTAG
- a CDS encoding LptF/LptG family permease produces MRILTRYILREFIDPFFSSLCVFTFILFLGNMFRLANMLVKERISVLSILKLVVYLLPFILTYTLPMAILVATLTSIGRLSSDNEITAMKANGINPYRIIMPPILAVGIILCIVSLPLNNTIAPKANFSSKKFFKEIGILNPSALLEEKKPMKIFKGYTFYADKIRNNILYNVIIHQLKADFSVRTITAKQGRFISNPKDQSLVLKLEDVFTEEFNPKNPNEYFKGSFKIYPIDFGSIAYDTIKLEKSTIEMTSSDLKNKIINAKANTNKLYVELYRKASLSFSFIPFILIGISLSIRYHRSSKFAAIGIGMPVILLHYLLMISGSIIAQKGYMPPAVAMWLPNIIIGTTGIYLIHKTRYLC; encoded by the coding sequence ATGCGAATATTAACCCGCTATATTCTAAGAGAATTTATAGACCCTTTCTTCTCAAGCCTGTGTGTCTTTACATTTATTCTATTTCTGGGAAACATGTTTAGACTGGCAAATATGCTGGTTAAAGAGCGAATTAGTGTGCTTAGCATATTAAAACTAGTTGTATATCTTCTCCCTTTTATCCTGACCTACACCTTACCAATGGCAATACTGGTGGCTACTCTTACCTCTATTGGCAGGCTCTCTTCTGACAATGAAATAACTGCCATGAAGGCAAATGGGATAAATCCTTACAGAATAATCATGCCTCCAATCCTTGCTGTTGGTATAATATTGTGCATAGTTTCTTTGCCGTTAAATAATACAATTGCTCCTAAGGCAAACTTCTCTTCAAAAAAATTCTTCAAAGAAATCGGCATTTTGAATCCCTCAGCTCTTCTGGAAGAAAAAAAGCCGATGAAGATATTCAAAGGATATACTTTTTATGCGGATAAAATTAGAAATAATATTCTATACAATGTTATAATTCACCAGTTAAAAGCAGACTTTTCTGTAAGAACAATAACTGCAAAACAAGGACGTTTTATATCTAATCCAAAAGACCAAAGTCTAGTACTCAAATTAGAGGATGTGTTTACTGAAGAGTTCAACCCCAAAAATCCAAACGAATATTTCAAAGGCTCTTTTAAGATTTACCCTATAGATTTTGGATCTATTGCTTATGATACGATTAAGTTAGAAAAGAGCACTATTGAAATGACTTCTAGTGATTTGAAAAACAAAATTATAAATGCAAAGGCTAATACAAATAAATTATATGTGGAATTATACAGAAAAGCTTCTCTTTCTTTTTCATTTATTCCATTTATCCTAATCGGCATTTCCTTGAGTATTAGATATCATCGCAGCAGCAAATTTGCAGCTATAGGAATAGGTATGCCTGTTATTCTTCTTCACTACTTATTAATGATATCAGGATCAATAATAGCGCAAAAAGGCTACATGCCACCTGCTGTAGCAATGTGGCTACCAAATATTATAATTGGAACAACAGGTATATACTTAATTCATAAAACACGCTATCTATGTTAG
- a CDS encoding PqqD family protein gives MSRPIRNEAVSVKKFDNDELEITIYRKKTKLVILLSKLFKLPETRKIILDKIGACVWTLCDGSKTVNDIIKVFSKKYSLGREKAERSLLVYLEQLVRRGLIAIAAPK, from the coding sequence ATGTCAAGACCAATCAGGAATGAGGCGGTAAGTGTGAAAAAATTCGACAATGATGAATTAGAAATTACTATATATAGAAAGAAGACAAAATTAGTGATTTTATTATCGAAGCTGTTTAAACTGCCTGAAACCAGAAAGATTATTTTAGATAAAATAGGCGCTTGTGTGTGGACATTGTGTGATGGAAGCAAAACCGTAAATGATATAATAAAAGTATTTAGTAAGAAGTATAGCTTAGGCAGAGAAAAAGCAGAAAGATCACTCTTGGTATATTTAGAGCAGTTAGTACGTAGAGGACTTATAGCAATCGCAGCGCCTAAATAG
- a CDS encoding FtsX-like permease family protein, whose protein sequence is MTDQKEKIGKQVILPLSKAVEISVKSIKTRLGRSMITASGIVLAIAFLMSIFVSGSINKALLEKGSVEVRVQLQNLGGEEEQGKQIWLVVLSLMVCVVGIANAMLMSVTERYKEIGTMKCLGALDIFIIKLFLLESGFMGLFGSIAGALLGGLLMTIVSSINYGLEVITKFPIVSFLYYFVIAVILGTVLAVIGAIYPAYTAARMVPADAMRSEI, encoded by the coding sequence ATGACAGACCAAAAAGAGAAGATTGGAAAGCAGGTAATTCTTCCGCTAAGTAAAGCGGTTGAAATAAGTGTGAAGAGTATAAAAACAAGGCTGGGACGTTCTATGATAACAGCAAGCGGTATAGTTCTGGCAATAGCGTTTTTAATGTCTATTTTTGTGTCTGGTTCTATAAATAAGGCATTGCTTGAGAAAGGTTCTGTGGAAGTCAGGGTTCAATTACAGAACCTGGGTGGCGAAGAAGAACAGGGTAAGCAAATATGGCTTGTGGTATTATCACTCATGGTTTGTGTTGTTGGAATCGCAAATGCAATGTTAATGTCAGTTACTGAGAGATACAAGGAAATAGGAACAATGAAGTGTCTCGGAGCGCTGGATATATTTATTATTAAATTGTTTCTGCTGGAGTCAGGTTTTATGGGATTATTTGGCTCAATTGCAGGCGCATTATTAGGTGGTTTGCTTATGACTATTGTATCAAGTATAAATTATGGATTAGAGGTTATTACTAAGTTTCCAATAGTTAGTTTTCTATATTATTTTGTAATTGCGGTAATTTTGGGCACGGTATTAGCTGTTATAGGAGCTATATATCCTGCTTATACTGCTGCTAGGATGGTCCCTGCCGATGCAATGCGCTCGGAGATATAA